CGTCTTGCTGCTCCTCCATCGTGACAGAAACAACCATGCCGAAGTCAAAGAGGGACAAGAAGAGTGAGTATATAGcctttaaattacaatatgtacTAACACATAAACGACTAAGCGTGTTAACGGGCTGCTTGTACGTAACAACTGACTGCGACGACAGAACATGAACGTAAAGTTAGTTAACAGGCTCATGTTagcttctcctcctgctgggaCTAGCTAGCAGTTAACACACATGTAGTTAGATCACAGGTCTGccaatctgagatttacagaataaagtcacaagattatgaggaaaaaaagttgtgatattatgagaataaagtcataatattataaagtagtaattttacatgttattttctttatttctcgtaatattacgactttattcttgtaaagttatgacataTTCTcttcatattatttctttattctcgtaatattatgactttattctttaatattatggctttattctcttaatattatgactttattctcgtaatattatgactttattctcttaatattattactttattctcacattataacaactttattctctttatattacgactttattctttaatattatggctttattctcttaatattatgactttattctcgttatattatgactttattctcgtaatattatgactttattctcttaatattattactttattctcgtaatattacgactttattctcttaatattatgactttattcttgttatattatgactttattctcgtaatattatgactttattctttaatattatggctttattctcttaatattatgactttattctcttaatattattactttattctttaatattatggctttattctcttaatattatgactttattctcgttatattatgactttattctcgtaatattatgactttattctcttaatattattactttattctcacattataacaactttattctcgtaatattacgactttattctctttatattacgactttattctttaatattatggctttattctcttaatattatgactttattctcgttatattatgactttattctcttaatattattactttattctcgtaatattacgactttattctcttaatattatgactttattcttgttatattatgactttattctcataatattacaactttgttctcatactattatgactttattctggaaatctcagatgtttttcccctcaatgtgagCCTAATGCTCCGAGGGCACtttggtcctcactgcattagacttatatactatatacttagactataaactgtgttaccttcatcacaatgctcaaatgttttgcggctccagacagatcatttatttttaattttgcctaaaatgtctcttttgatagtaaaggttgctgacccctggtctaggtgTTGTAACAGTGACTGCTCGCTGATATCAGTTAAACTCACAGCTAACTGACTGTTTAATCTTCTCCTCAGTTTCCTTAACGAAAACAGCCAAGAAAGGACTGCAGTCTAAACAGAAGTTAATCGAGGAGGTGAGTGTGTTGTCAGCTAACAGTATGCTATACTAACCAGGGCtagctgctgatgctgctgacaTGTTAAACACTAAATGATccacctgtttgtgtgtttttagttacGGAAATGTGTGGACACATACAGAAACTTGTTCATATTCTCTGTGGCCAATATGAGGAATACCAAACTGAAAGACATCAGGACAGCATGGAAACACAGCAGGTAATAAAGCCtactgattttgtttttcataggaatttaatttaataagtGTCTCAGATAAGATGCttgactctcctctcctcttccacaGATTCTTCTTCggcaaaaataaagtcatggtGGTTGCCCTGGGTAAAGGACAAACAGACGAATACAAAGATAATTTGCACAAGGTAGGTGAGATCCTATGTATTTATGTTAAGCTGGAAAATATAATACTCTATTTGCAAAGACTTACATTTGTATTGTGCAGGTCAGCAAATATCTACGAGGAGAAGTGGGAGTACTATTCACtaacaaaacaaaggatgagGTACAAGAGTAAGTAAGGCTTCACGTGATGCTCTACAATTGCAGTTACTCTCCAAATATTGTTCATTAGTTAACAAAATGGTGTTCTCTATCCACAGGTATTTCAATCATTTCAAAGAGATGGATTATGCTCGGTCAGGCAACCGTGCACTGATGGACACAACTCTGGATGAGGGACCCCTTGAACAGTTTCCTCACTCAATGGAGCCCCAGTTGAGGCAATTAGGACTTCCAACTGTTCTCAAGAAAGGTAAGATTACAGGATAAGGCTGGCAAACCAATAATGTTATAGTCAATTTCTCAGTGTTTTCTGACTAGGCCTGTCACAATAACTATTTTTGTCGGACGTTAAATTGTCCCAGAATTGATTGcgataaattatattattgtcattttaagaccGTTGTATGCCACTGatgtaatgataatataatagcataataatgcaagtacacccaattaatttttaattaaagaaTATTCAGACATTGGAATTGGAATTTGAAAAATATTAGAATGTTCTaaataagtaaaacaaataatataaaaccacacaacta
This portion of the Sebastes fasciatus isolate fSebFas1 chromosome 1, fSebFas1.pri, whole genome shotgun sequence genome encodes:
- the mrto4 gene encoding mRNA turnover protein 4 homolog; the protein is MVGFTRQKHLGSFHFTCASCCSSIVTETTMPKSKRDKKISLTKTAKKGLQSKQKLIEELRKCVDTYRNLFIFSVANMRNTKLKDIRTAWKHSRFFFGKNKVMVVALGKGQTDEYKDNLHKVSKYLRGEVGVLFTNKTKDEVQEYFNHFKEMDYARSGNRALMDTTLDEGPLEQFPHSMEPQLRQLGLPTVLKKGVVTLLKDHEVCKEGDVLTPEQARILKLFGIEMAEFKVQIKCMWNSETGEFENVAGEEEPMQDVEEEDDGDAE